A stretch of Candidatus Sphingomonas phytovorans DNA encodes these proteins:
- a CDS encoding EAL domain-containing protein, which translates to MSIARLWSFIIRHRFTIRDLSLIFVGTLVALYLAYAIDIFDNEPGIGVRQAEIELDEALLIGALLGVTLLLYSIRQYLVQKREMARRIAAEHHARELAYQDGLTGLPNRRQYDDALRAALAAPPRAGASHGVFLLDLNGFKQVNDLHGHGIGDEVLVVVAHRLSAAMREGDMVARFGGDEFAILAPHLAGPEAATNIALRVIEALDLPIEASRAIHRVGAGIGIALVPGDAATVDEAMRKADVALYRAKAERRSALRFFEAEMDLRVQERAAMETALRAAIDAGRIEAMYQPTVNLQTHEITGFEVTPRWIDPEQGEIAIERFIAIAEEVGLIHVLAERILRQACEAAHHWPPHVTVSVDFYPSQLKDRLVAARMVRILTEAGLSPTRLEIEITESALVADMENAQLVLGALRAAGVRIALDNFGTGYSSLYHLRNLKLDKIKIDRSFIHAMVGEVESRSIVKALVGLGHGLGLTIAADGIDAADQEASLIGTGCEEGQGQLFSTPVTADEARALFTASQHHQAG; encoded by the coding sequence ATGAGTATTGCCCGACTCTGGAGCTTCATCATTCGCCACAGGTTCACGATCCGGGATTTGTCGCTGATATTCGTCGGTACGCTCGTCGCGCTCTACTTGGCCTATGCGATCGACATCTTCGACAACGAGCCCGGTATCGGTGTCCGCCAGGCGGAAATCGAACTCGATGAAGCGCTGCTCATCGGCGCCCTGCTCGGCGTTACCCTGCTTCTCTACAGCATCCGCCAATATCTGGTTCAGAAGCGGGAAATGGCCAGGCGCATCGCAGCAGAGCACCACGCCCGCGAACTCGCCTATCAGGACGGGCTGACCGGCCTGCCGAACCGGCGGCAATATGACGATGCTCTTCGCGCCGCGCTTGCCGCGCCGCCGCGCGCGGGTGCCTCGCATGGCGTGTTCCTGCTTGATCTCAACGGTTTCAAGCAGGTCAACGACCTCCATGGCCATGGCATCGGCGATGAGGTGCTTGTCGTCGTCGCGCACCGGCTGAGCGCTGCAATGCGCGAAGGCGACATGGTCGCGCGCTTCGGCGGCGATGAATTCGCCATCCTTGCACCGCATCTCGCCGGGCCGGAAGCCGCCACGAATATCGCCTTGCGCGTGATCGAAGCGCTCGACCTGCCGATCGAAGCCAGCAGGGCGATCCATCGTGTCGGTGCGGGCATCGGCATCGCCCTCGTCCCGGGCGACGCCGCAACCGTCGACGAGGCGATGCGCAAGGCGGACGTGGCGCTGTACCGCGCCAAGGCCGAACGACGCTCCGCACTGCGTTTCTTCGAAGCGGAGATGGACCTGCGTGTCCAGGAGCGCGCGGCGATGGAAACCGCGCTTCGTGCCGCCATCGATGCCGGGCGAATCGAGGCGATGTACCAGCCGACCGTCAACCTCCAGACCCATGAGATCACCGGCTTCGAGGTGACTCCGCGCTGGATCGACCCCGAACAGGGCGAGATCGCCATCGAGCGTTTCATCGCGATCGCCGAAGAGGTGGGGCTGATCCATGTGCTCGCCGAGCGGATCCTGCGCCAGGCCTGCGAGGCAGCGCACCACTGGCCGCCGCATGTCACCGTTTCGGTCGATTTCTATCCGAGCCAGCTCAAGGATCGGCTTGTCGCGGCCCGCATGGTGCGCATTCTCACGGAAGCCGGCCTTTCGCCCACGCGGCTCGAGATCGAGATCACCGAAAGCGCACTGGTCGCCGACATGGAGAATGCGCAACTGGTACTCGGCGCGCTCCGCGCCGCCGGCGTACGTATCGCCCTCGACAATTTCGGCACCGGCTATTCAAGCCTTTACCACCTGCGCAATCTGAAGCTCGACAAGATCAAGATCGACCGGAGTTTCATCCATGCCATGGTCGGCGAGGTTGAAAGCAGGAGCATCGTCAAAGCCCTGGTCGGCCTCGGGCACGGCCTTGGCCTCACCATCGCAGCAGACGGGATCGATGCCGCCGACCAGGAAGCTTCCCTGATCGGCACAGGGTGCGAAGAAGGCCAGGGCCAGTTGTTCAGCACCCCCGTCACCGCGGACGAAGCACGGGCATTGTTCACAGCCTCGCAACATCATCAGGCAGGCTGA
- a CDS encoding integration host factor subunit beta, with translation MIRSELVEMLAADNPDLAMRDVEAIVTTFFDEISKRLATGGRVELRGFGAFSTRARDARIGRNPRTGEVVEVDAKRVPYFKPGKEMRVRLNV, from the coding sequence ATGATCCGTTCCGAACTTGTCGAGATGCTCGCTGCCGACAATCCCGACCTGGCCATGCGCGACGTCGAGGCGATCGTGACGACCTTCTTCGACGAAATTTCGAAGCGCCTCGCAACGGGCGGCCGCGTCGAACTCCGCGGCTTCGGCGCCTTTTCCACCCGGGCTCGCGACGCCCGTATCGGCCGCAACCCGCGCACCGGCGAAGTGGTCGAGGTCGACGCCAAGCGCGTCCCTTATTTCAAGCCAGGCAAGGAAATGCGCGTTCGATTGAACGTGTGA